In a single window of the Candidatus Eisenbacteria bacterium genome:
- a CDS encoding nicotinate-nucleotide adenylyltransferase — MTGRTVIFGGTFDPIHIAHLALAEGAADELGAERVLFVPAGTPPHKGGARLSAAKQRLRMVELAVLGNDRFAVSRVEIDREGRSYAVDTIRQIAREENGGRPLYLIGADSLADLGSWREPDAILEEAEVVVAPRPGFDPERAPGDRRGRVRVLATPRLDLSATAIREKVRRGESIRYLVPDAVRDYIERHGLYVERKERGDGAAG, encoded by the coding sequence GTGACGGGACGGACGGTCATCTTCGGGGGGACTTTCGACCCGATCCATATCGCCCACCTCGCCCTGGCGGAGGGAGCGGCGGATGAACTGGGCGCGGAGAGAGTTCTCTTCGTTCCCGCCGGAACGCCGCCGCACAAGGGGGGGGCGCGTCTCTCCGCCGCGAAGCAGAGGCTCCGCATGGTGGAGTTGGCGGTTCTCGGAAACGATCGATTCGCCGTCTCGCGGGTCGAGATCGACCGGGAGGGGCGATCCTACGCCGTCGACACGATCCGGCAGATCGCCCGGGAAGAAAACGGGGGGCGCCCGCTCTATCTGATCGGCGCGGACAGCTTGGCCGATCTGGGTTCCTGGCGGGAGCCGGATGCGATTCTCGAGGAAGCGGAGGTGGTCGTGGCGCCGCGCCCCGGTTTCGATCCGGAACGCGCCCCGGGCGACCGCCGCGGGAGGGTGCGCGTGCTCGCGACTCCTCGGCTCGATCTCTCCGCGACGGCGATCCGTGAAAAGGTTCGTCGCGGCGAATCGATACGCTATCTGGTCCCGGACGCGGTTCGCGATTACATTGAGCGGCACGGTCTTTACGTCGAGAGGAAGGAGCGGGGTGATGGCGCGGCGGGATGA
- the rplU gene encoding 50S ribosomal protein L21, whose product MYAIVETGGFQFRVEPGAEIEVPKRIEDVGEKVTLSRVLYWEDEEGSRHVGTPTIESVRAEAEVVGHGRGEKVLVYKFKRRKKYRRLIGSRSHNTRLRILAIERGGSEEPAE is encoded by the coding sequence GTGTACGCGATTGTGGAAACCGGGGGCTTCCAGTTTCGGGTCGAGCCGGGCGCCGAGATCGAAGTTCCGAAGCGCATCGAGGACGTGGGGGAGAAAGTAACACTCTCCCGGGTCCTTTATTGGGAAGACGAGGAAGGTTCCCGCCACGTGGGAACCCCGACGATCGAGAGCGTCCGCGCCGAGGCGGAAGTGGTCGGCCACGGACGGGGCGAGAAAGTCCTTGTGTATAAATTCAAGAGGCGTAAAAAATATCGCCGCTTGATCGGGTCCCGGAGCCATAACACCCGTCTTCGTATCTTGGCGATCGAGCGGGGCGGTTCCGAGGAGCCCGCCGAATAG
- the rpmA gene encoding 50S ribosomal protein L27 encodes MAHKKGVGSSRNGRDSNSQRLGVKRFGGQRVHAGEILVRQHGTRIYPGRNVGLGGDYTLFAKESGVVEYVRQGRDRKVVHIVVSEPNE; translated from the coding sequence ATGGCGCATAAAAAGGGAGTGGGAAGCTCCAGAAACGGCCGGGACAGTAATTCCCAGCGCCTCGGCGTGAAGCGTTTCGGCGGCCAGAGGGTCCATGCCGGCGAAATCCTCGTCCGGCAGCACGGCACCCGCATCTACCCGGGCCGGAACGTCGGTCTCGGAGGCGACTACACGCTTTTCGCCAAGGAGAGCGGCGTGGTTGAATACGTCCGTCAGGGCCGGGACCGGAAGGTGGTCCACATCGTCGTTTCCGAACCGAACGAGTAG
- a CDS encoding Rne/Rng family ribonuclease — protein sequence MARRDDGIYTEIIVNVNPNETRVAILEDHELVEFLPERAESARQVGDVYKGRVNAVLPGMQAAFIDIGHEKTAFLHVSDMVMPDPESMEAEGGGVAERHESRTRKVPRDVSIEGLLKKGQEIVVQVTKEPIGTKGPRVTTQISLAGRYVVLMPGIPQIGVSRKIEDAEERARLRGLVQELTPAGMGVIVRTVGAGKDKRQFAADIRYLANVWKKVRKAEQKLPCPSVLHKELGLTTGLIRDLFNEEVDRLIIDSKKEYRQILQYLGSTAPELKERVHLYQEETPIFDAYEIENEVEKTLLSKIWLKQGGYIILEQTEALVTIDVNTGRYIGERDQEETIFRTNMEAVKEIARQLRLRDVGGIIVIDFIDMEKESNRERVVETLRDALRRDRSRTKAFRVSELGLVEMTRQRVRPSLLHYFSAPCPHCGGTGKRLSLPSLAMKVERTLRRVSTYCRERHVRVRLHPDVAVAFLQENAGRLEAIEKRFRIRAEIADDPSLDREEIRVFGVKSGKDLSEQVTF from the coding sequence ATGGCGCGGCGGGATGACGGGATCTATACCGAGATCATCGTGAACGTCAATCCGAACGAAACGCGCGTGGCGATTCTGGAGGACCACGAGTTGGTGGAGTTTCTCCCCGAGCGGGCCGAATCGGCGCGACAGGTGGGCGACGTGTACAAAGGGCGGGTCAACGCCGTGTTGCCCGGCATGCAGGCCGCCTTCATCGACATCGGCCACGAGAAGACCGCTTTCCTTCACGTCTCCGACATGGTCATGCCCGATCCCGAGAGCATGGAGGCGGAGGGGGGCGGCGTCGCCGAACGGCACGAATCGCGGACGCGCAAGGTTCCCCGGGACGTCTCCATCGAGGGACTCCTCAAGAAGGGGCAGGAGATCGTGGTCCAGGTGACCAAGGAACCGATCGGCACCAAGGGTCCGCGGGTCACCACGCAGATCAGCCTCGCGGGGCGGTACGTGGTTCTCATGCCCGGCATTCCCCAAATCGGTGTTTCCAGAAAGATCGAGGACGCGGAGGAGCGGGCGCGACTGAGGGGGTTGGTGCAGGAGCTCACGCCGGCGGGGATGGGCGTCATCGTTCGAACAGTGGGGGCGGGGAAGGACAAGCGCCAGTTCGCCGCGGACATCCGCTATCTGGCCAACGTGTGGAAGAAGGTTCGGAAGGCGGAGCAGAAGCTCCCCTGCCCGTCGGTCTTGCACAAGGAGTTGGGGCTCACCACCGGGCTTATTCGCGACCTGTTCAACGAGGAAGTGGATCGTCTGATCATCGATTCCAAGAAGGAATACCGGCAGATTCTGCAATACCTCGGTTCCACGGCGCCGGAACTCAAGGAGAGGGTGCACCTCTACCAGGAAGAGACGCCGATTTTCGACGCCTACGAGATCGAAAACGAGGTGGAGAAAACGCTTCTTTCCAAAATCTGGCTGAAGCAGGGAGGCTACATCATCCTGGAGCAGACCGAGGCGCTGGTCACCATCGACGTGAATACGGGGCGTTACATCGGCGAACGGGACCAGGAAGAGACGATATTCCGAACCAACATGGAAGCGGTGAAGGAGATCGCGAGGCAGCTTCGTCTCCGCGACGTGGGCGGCATCATCGTGATCGATTTTATTGATATGGAAAAGGAATCGAACCGGGAAAGGGTGGTCGAGACGCTCCGGGACGCCCTCCGGCGGGACCGTTCCCGGACGAAGGCTTTTCGGGTGAGCGAACTCGGCCTCGTGGAGATGACGCGCCAGAGGGTTCGCCCCAGCCTGTTGCACTATTTCAGCGCCCCGTGCCCGCACTGCGGCGGAACCGGAAAGCGGCTCTCTCTCCCCTCGCTGGCGATGAAGGTGGAGAGGACGCTTCGCCGCGTTTCCACCTATTGCCGGGAGAGGCATGTGCGGGTCCGTCTTCATCCGGACGTCGCGGTCGCGTTTCTGCAGGAGAACGCCGGTCGTCTCGAGGCGATCGAGAAGCGATTCCGGATCCGCGCGGAAATCGCGGACGACCCGTCGCTGGATCGGGAGGAGATCCGCGTGTTCGGGGTGAAGTCGGGGAAGGACCTGTCGGAACAGGTCACCTTCTGA
- the bamD gene encoding outer membrane protein assembly factor BamD → MRRAKLFLFVLLSIGAGCGGGSIPPVTDPTARIEKADDYLRRGKEREALETYRIIVGAYPGTEWEERARLGIARSYRSQGDYPAAVLEYQDFQRRHPRSEFVDDAAYEIGLCYAEQRKKPQLDQEWNEKALEQFNSFLARFPDSDLAEQAREKRLEARTQFARKTIQNGVTYRKLRRFTAARFYFQIVLDEYPDTPLVPEAIYEIARSHEGQKDYAAASEAYRKLAEEYPGSDWAEKGEKRLKEIGRRLEEEAEEDS, encoded by the coding sequence ATGCGAAGAGCGAAGCTGTTCCTCTTCGTTCTCCTTTCGATCGGCGCCGGGTGCGGCGGCGGGTCCATCCCGCCGGTCACCGATCCGACGGCGCGGATCGAAAAGGCGGACGACTATTTGCGTCGAGGCAAGGAGCGGGAAGCCCTCGAGACCTATCGGATCATCGTGGGCGCCTACCCGGGAACGGAGTGGGAGGAGAGGGCGCGGCTCGGCATCGCCCGCTCCTATCGCTCGCAGGGGGATTATCCGGCGGCGGTCCTGGAGTATCAGGATTTTCAGAGGCGCCACCCCCGCTCCGAGTTCGTGGACGACGCCGCCTACGAAATCGGACTCTGCTACGCCGAGCAACGAAAGAAGCCGCAGCTGGACCAGGAGTGGAACGAGAAAGCGTTGGAGCAATTCAACTCCTTCCTGGCCCGTTTCCCGGACAGTGATCTCGCGGAACAGGCCCGGGAAAAGCGTCTCGAGGCGCGCACGCAGTTCGCGCGCAAGACGATCCAAAACGGCGTCACCTACCGTAAGCTCCGGCGCTTCACCGCGGCGCGTTTCTATTTTCAGATCGTTCTGGATGAGTACCCGGACACCCCGCTGGTCCCCGAGGCGATCTACGAGATCGCCCGGAGCCACGAGGGGCAGAAGGATTACGCCGCCGCCTCGGAGGCGTACCGAAAGCTGGCGGAGGAGTATCCCGGTTCGGATTGGGCGGAGAAGGGGGAAAAGCGGCTGAAGGAGATCGGGCGTCGCCTGGAGGAGGAAGCGGAGGAGGATTCGTGA